The window TGAAATGCTTGTCAAAGTTCATGTACACGCTGAATATCCCGGTGAAGTGTTATCATATGCACAGCGTTACGGTAGCTTGGTCAACATGAAAATTGAAAACATGCGGGAGCAGCATTCTAATATTGTTGGGCACTCTGAACCTCATCAGGAAGTCCATGCTCCAATTAAAAAACCAGAAATAGCGGAATACGGAATTGTTACAGTTTCGATGGGAAAAGGTATTGCAGATTTGTTCCGCAGTATTGGTGCCCATGCTGTTATTGAGGGTGGACAAACAATGAATCCGAGCACAGAGGATATTGTTAAAGCTATAAAAGAAGTAAACGCAAAAAAAGTGATCATTTTACCGAATAATAAAAATATCATTATGGCCGCTCAGCAGGCTGCAGAGGTTACTGATGAAGAAGTGATTGTCATCCCTTCAAAGACAGTTCCTCAAGGAATGTCTGCATTGCTAGCCTTTAATCCAAGTTCTTCTTCAGAGGTTAATAAAGAAGCCATGACAGATGCTCTTAACCACGTGAAAACAGGTCAGATTACCTTTGCTGTTCGTGATACAAGCATTGATGGTCTTTCAATTGAAAAAAATGATTTTATGGGAATTTCCGATGGGAAAATTGTTGTGAAAAATAAAGATAGAGTAAAAGCAGCAGAAGATTTACTTGTTGAAATGGTCGATGAAGATGCGGAAATCCTTACGATTTTTAGGGGTGAAGATGCAACGGAAAGCGATGTCGCTGCACTAAGTGAATTTATTGAAACAAAATATCCAGATGTGGAAATAGAAGTACATAATGGACAACAACCATTATATGCATTTATCTTTGCGATTGAATAAATCAAATAGTGATTTATAATTGAAATAGAAGGGGATCCCCCTTCTATTTCAATTTTTATTGGACTATTTTAAAAAACGAAATTCAGTCACTCACATACAATAACATAATAGACATGGAAGGGTGCAAGTACGTGAAATACAAAAGTGTGTTTGACATCATTGGTCCAATTATGATTGGTCCTTCAAGTTCACATACTGCAGGAGCAGCCCGGATTGGTCGGGTTGCAAGAAGCTTGTTTGGGAGAGAACCTCAATGGGCTAATATACATTTTTATGGATCCTTCGCCAAAACATACAGAGGTCACGGTACCGACGTGGCCATCGTTGGTGGAATTTTGGACTTTGATACTTTTGACGAACGAATTATCGAAGCCATTAATATCGCTGAAAAATCGGGAATAGAACTACATTTTTTTGAAGAGGAAGCCATACCTAATCATCCAAATACTGCGAAGGTTAGAATCGGTGATGATGAAGGAGAACTTGAACTAGTTGGAATTTCAATTGGTGGAGGAAAAATAGAAATCATCGAGTTAAATGGATTTGAGCTAAAGCTATCTGGTAATCATCCGGCCATTTTGGTTGTACACAATGATCGATATGGTACTATTGCGAGTGTTTCCAATACTCTAGCTAAATACGAAATTAATATTGGCCACATGGAGGTTTCGCGTAAAGATGTGGGGCAGCAGGCTTTAATGACAATTGAGGTAGACCAAAATATTGATAAGGAAATTTTGGAAGAAATAGAAAAGCTTGAAAACGTAATCAAAGTTGCCAAAATTGTGGATTAGAAGTGTTTGGTTATGGTAGCGCTTTCAAAAAAAACAATCATCAATTCTTAGCAGGGAGGACATTATCGTGTTTCGCAACGTAGCTGAATTGGTTAAGCAGGCAAAAGAACAGAATAAACAAATCGCCGATATCATGATTGAGCAGGAAATCCATGTTACTGGTCGGACGAAGCAAGAAATCTTAGCCCTAATGGATCAAAATTTAACGGTAATGGAACAAGCAGTTGAACGAGGCATCAACGGGGTTCGTTCCCATTCTGGATTAACTGGAGGAGATGCTGTTCTTTTGAAAAAATATATTGAAAAAGGACAGTTCTTGTCGGGTGAAACGATATTGGATGCGGTTTGTAAAGCGGTAGCGACAAATGAGGTAAATGCGGCTATGGGAACCATTTGCGCCACACCTACTGCTGGGAGCGCTGGAGTTGTTCCAGGCACCTTGTTTGCAGTAAAAAGCAAATTAAATCCAACTCGGGAACAAATGGTTAAATTTCTGTTTACTGCAGGAGCTTTTGGCTTTGTAGTGGCAAACAATGCCTCGATTTCCGGTGCAGCCGGCGGGTGTCAAGCCGAAGTAGGATCGGCATCAGGAATGGCGGCAGCGGCAGTTGTTGAAATGGCTGGCGGAACTCCTGAACAAAGTGCTGAAGCAATGGCCATTACCCTTAAAAATATGTTAGGCTTAGTATGTGATCCTGTTGCAGGATTAGTCGAGGTACCTTGCGTGAAAAGAAATGCGATGGGTGCCGCAAATGCCATGGTTGCTGCCGATATGGCTTTAGCTGGTATTACCAGTCGAATCCCATGTGATGAAGTGATAGAAGCCATGTTTAGAATCGGGCAAACAATGCCGACAACACTAAGAGAAACAGGACAAGGAGGGTTAGCGGCTACGCCGACAGGTCGAGAGCTAGAAGCGAAGATTTTCGGCAAACCGTTAAAAAGACGTGAATCTAAATCTTAAAGAACCGGTGTCCGTAATTAAAGGTATTGGGGAAGAAACTGCAGAAATGTTGGCAGGAATGAATATATATACTGTGCAAGATTTGCTTGAACACTTTCCGTATCGTTTTGAAGACCACCGTTTACGCGATTTAGCAGATGTTTTACATGATGAAAGAGTAACGGTGGAAGGGAAGGTTCATAGTGAGCCTTCTCTTGTTTATTATGGTCGCAAGAAATCGCGGTTGACGGTTCGGCTTTTGGTCGATCGTTATTTGGTTCAGGTTATTTTTTTTAATCAACCATTTTTAAAAAATAAAATAAGTTTAAATCAAATCATTACGGTTACCGGTAAATGGGACCAGCACCGTCAAACCATTACCGCTAACGAAATGAAGACCGGTTCATTTTCACAAGGACAGGAGATAGAACCAGTTTACGCTGTAAAAGGAAGATTGACAGTAAAGGGTATGAGGAAATTTATTAAGGTTGCCTTTGCGCAATATGCTCATTCTCTTCAAGAAACACTACCTGAGTCAATCATGAACAGATACAAGTTGTTAAAGCGCAGGGATGCTTTAAGAGCTCTCCATTTTCCTTTATCTCAGAATGATGTTAAACAAGCAAGACGACGTTTTGTTTACGAAGAATTCCTGCTGTTTCAATTAAAAATGCAGGCTCTACGTAAATATGAGCGTGAGCAATCAGCTGGAGTCGCTCTACAATTTGACGAACATATAGTCCAGCAATTTATTGAAGGACTCCCTTTTCCGTTGACCAATGCCCAAAATCGTGTGGTGGATGAAATTTTGGCTGATTTGAAATCGCCATATCGAATGAATCGTCTTCTCCAGGGTGATGTTGGCTCGGGGAAAACCGTGGTGGCAGCAATTGGGTTATACGCCAGTTTTATTGCGGGGTTTCAGGGTGCGTTAATGGTTCCTACTGAAATACTTGCAGAGCAACACGTGGAGTCACTTAAAATATTACTTGAACCAGTTGGGGTCAAATGTGAACTGTTGACGAGTTCAGTTAAAGGGAAGCGGCGTCGGGAAATTTTACAGCAATTATCTATGGGAGAAATCCATGTCCTAATTGGAACTCATGCCTTAATTCAAGAAGAAGTCCAATTTCAAAAACTAGGGTTCGTCATTACGGATGAACAACATCGCTTCGGTGTCGAGCAACGCCGAATTCTTCGTGAAAAAGGTGGCAATCCGGATGTATTGTTTATGACGGCAACCCCAATCCCCAGAACCCTTGCTATAACGGTTTTTGGTGAGATGGATGTTTCTGTAATTGATGAAATGCCGGCAGGACGAAAAGCGATTGAAACGTATTGGGCAAAACATGACATGCTTGATAGAGTTTTGCGGTTAATGGAAAAAGAGTTGGTAAAAGGAAGACAGGCTTATTGTATTTGTCCGCTTATTGAAGAATCAGAGAAAATGGATTTTCAAAATGCAATTGACGTTCACAGTGCCTTAACTCATTTTTTTCAAAACCGTGTTAAAGTTGGCCTTATGCACGGCCGCCTCGGATCAGACGAAAAGGAATCCGTCATGAAAGAGTTTAGTAGAAATGAAATTCAAGTTCTTGTTTCAACAACCGTTGTTGAAGTGGGCGTGAACGTCCCTAATGCGACTTTTATGCTCATATATGATGCTGAACGGTTTGGTCTTGCCCAGCTTCATCAGCTTCGGGGTAGGGTAGGCCGGGGTACAGAACAATCTTTTTGTATTCTATTGGCCGATCCCAAAACAGAGGTTGGGAAAGAGCGCATGAAAATTATGACGGAGACGAATGATGGATTTATTGTAAGTCAAAAGGATCTTGAGCTAAGAGGACCTGGTGATTTCTTCGGTAGAAAGCAAAGTGGAATGCCAGAATTTAAGTTGGCCGATATGGTTCTTGATTTTAAAGCGCTCGAAACGGCAAGGAGTGATGCAGCCGTTCTAATTCAATCAAACGCTTTTTGGTCTTCGCCTGAGTACGCTGCCCTCAGGGGTTACTTGGAGGAATCAGGTGCAATGGCTGGAGAAAAACTAGATTAGTTTTATGTATCTAGCACCACAAGGATAGCTTACTAGGCAAGATTGGATTTCGATTTTCCACTTGCAATATACACATCTAACTTATATACTACTATTAGTACCTAGTCATAAGATGTGAACGGTGTGATGAAATGAGAAGGAATAAAAAAGAGCGTCAGCGCTTATTAACAATGACCATTAAAGAAACCCCTTTTATTACTGATGAAGAGCTTGCTGAAAAATTTTCTGTTAGTGTTCAAACCATTCGTTTAGATCGCCTGGAATTATCTATTCCTGAGCTACGTGAACGAATTAAACATGTTGCTGAAAAACGGTTTGATGATGAAGTTCGCTCTTTGCCGATTGACGAAGTTTTTGGGGAAATTATTGATATAGAATTGGACAAAAGCGCCATCTCTATTTTTGATGTGCGAAGTGAACATGTTTTTAAAAGAAATCAAATTGCCAGAGGCCATCATTTATTCGCGCAAGCAAATTCGCTTGCGGTCGCGGTCATTAATGATGAACTAGCATTGACTGCCAAAGCAAATATACTTTTTACACGTTCTGTAAAAGAAAATGAACGAATCATTGCCAAGGCAAAAGTCGAAAAAATAGACTTAGAGACCGGGAGAACGTTTGTAGAAGTAACAAGTTTTGTGAATAATGAGCTTGTATTCAAAGGCGATTTTGAAATGTT of the Bacillus sp. 1NLA3E genome contains:
- a CDS encoding DAK2 domain-containing protein; the encoded protein is MSINLLDGKRFAEMIIQGSNQLAANSKYVDALNVFPVPDGDTGTNMNLSMTSGAKEVRNNTQEHIGKVGTALSKGLLMGARGNSGVILSQLFRGFSKSIETKLEITGKEFAAALEAGVETAYKAVMKPVEGTILTVAKDSAKKAVQIAKKQDDIIVIMEEVLKEAQASLNRTPDLLPVLKEVGVVDSGGQGLVFVYEGFLAELKGESLPDSPSAQISMVELVSAEHHKSVQSHIHTEDIEFGYCTEFMVKLDNQKQSFSEETFRQDLSTHGDSLLVIADEMLVKVHVHAEYPGEVLSYAQRYGSLVNMKIENMREQHSNIVGHSEPHQEVHAPIKKPEIAEYGIVTVSMGKGIADLFRSIGAHAVIEGGQTMNPSTEDIVKAIKEVNAKKVIILPNNKNIIMAAQQAAEVTDEEVIVIPSKTVPQGMSALLAFNPSSSSEVNKEAMTDALNHVKTGQITFAVRDTSIDGLSIEKNDFMGISDGKIVVKNKDRVKAAEDLLVEMVDEDAEILTIFRGEDATESDVAALSEFIETKYPDVEIEVHNGQQPLYAFIFAIE
- the sdaAA gene encoding L-serine ammonia-lyase, iron-sulfur-dependent, subunit alpha, with amino-acid sequence MFRNVAELVKQAKEQNKQIADIMIEQEIHVTGRTKQEILALMDQNLTVMEQAVERGINGVRSHSGLTGGDAVLLKKYIEKGQFLSGETILDAVCKAVATNEVNAAMGTICATPTAGSAGVVPGTLFAVKSKLNPTREQMVKFLFTAGAFGFVVANNASISGAAGGCQAEVGSASGMAAAAVVEMAGGTPEQSAEAMAITLKNMLGLVCDPVAGLVEVPCVKRNAMGAANAMVAADMALAGITSRIPCDEVIEAMFRIGQTMPTTLRETGQGGLAATPTGRELEAKIFGKPLKRRESKS
- the recG gene encoding ATP-dependent DNA helicase RecG — translated: MNLNLKEPVSVIKGIGEETAEMLAGMNIYTVQDLLEHFPYRFEDHRLRDLADVLHDERVTVEGKVHSEPSLVYYGRKKSRLTVRLLVDRYLVQVIFFNQPFLKNKISLNQIITVTGKWDQHRQTITANEMKTGSFSQGQEIEPVYAVKGRLTVKGMRKFIKVAFAQYAHSLQETLPESIMNRYKLLKRRDALRALHFPLSQNDVKQARRRFVYEEFLLFQLKMQALRKYEREQSAGVALQFDEHIVQQFIEGLPFPLTNAQNRVVDEILADLKSPYRMNRLLQGDVGSGKTVVAAIGLYASFIAGFQGALMVPTEILAEQHVESLKILLEPVGVKCELLTSSVKGKRRREILQQLSMGEIHVLIGTHALIQEEVQFQKLGFVITDEQHRFGVEQRRILREKGGNPDVLFMTATPIPRTLAITVFGEMDVSVIDEMPAGRKAIETYWAKHDMLDRVLRLMEKELVKGRQAYCICPLIEESEKMDFQNAIDVHSALTHFFQNRVKVGLMHGRLGSDEKESVMKEFSRNEIQVLVSTTVVEVGVNVPNATFMLIYDAERFGLAQLHQLRGRVGRGTEQSFCILLADPKTEVGKERMKIMTETNDGFIVSQKDLELRGPGDFFGRKQSGMPEFKLADMVLDFKALETARSDAAVLIQSNAFWSSPEYAALRGYLEESGAMAGEKLD
- the fapR gene encoding transcription factor FapR, with translation MRRNKKERQRLLTMTIKETPFITDEELAEKFSVSVQTIRLDRLELSIPELRERIKHVAEKRFDDEVRSLPIDEVFGEIIDIELDKSAISIFDVRSEHVFKRNQIARGHHLFAQANSLAVAVINDELALTAKANILFTRSVKENERIIAKAKVEKIDLETGRTFVEVTSFVNNELVFKGDFEMFRSKK
- the sdaAB gene encoding L-serine ammonia-lyase, iron-sulfur-dependent subunit beta, yielding MKYKSVFDIIGPIMIGPSSSHTAGAARIGRVARSLFGREPQWANIHFYGSFAKTYRGHGTDVAIVGGILDFDTFDERIIEAINIAEKSGIELHFFEEEAIPNHPNTAKVRIGDDEGELELVGISIGGGKIEIIELNGFELKLSGNHPAILVVHNDRYGTIASVSNTLAKYEINIGHMEVSRKDVGQQALMTIEVDQNIDKEILEEIEKLENVIKVAKIVD